The Fusarium falciforme chromosome 8, complete sequence region TCCAAGATGTACTTCAGTGGCGCTAGCCGTTTTGGCTCACTTGGTGGTCCCCTGATTGGTCCGGCCACCACGATTTTCCGACCACCGGGGCGCCGTGACCCCTGTCTCTCATCAGGGTCTCCATTCTTGGAGCACAAGGGCATCTCCGGATGCTCTCGGTAGGGAtgcttgttttttttttcctctctcGGACTGTCTACAAAGGGTAAATTGCACATGTTTGCCGCTGTGGCAGGTCTGTTGATGCAGGAATGCAGGTAGTCACAATGAGCAAACGGATCAACTCGAGTCATTGAGGGGAAAGGCAAACAACTCAGGTTCATCGCCCTTTACAGTATGACCTAATAAAGCCGCCCCTACTAGTGGCGCTTGAAGCCGTCTTTTTATTAGACGCAGCTTCGTCACGGTGAAAATCGGCTCATGCCATCCAACTGAACTGGGGTGAGCGGCCCTTGACCGTCAGTCATTCACTCGCACGAGATCTGGTTGCTGAATCTGCGCACTCGGCCGCATGAGAATGCTACGTATACAAACTGTACCTACCCAGGACAGACCCGGGACCGCTACACCGTACCTTTGTAACAGCTGTTCGTCCTGTTTCCTGAAGGCGGTGGATCCGGTTGGGCACACACCAACAGTTGTTGCACGGCCTTCGGACATTCGGACAAGATGCGGTGTTGTCTTGACTGTATTGTTCCTATTCAGATAAGAGTGATTAGTTTCAGTGAATGCGTTTGTGGGTGTACTGTTGCTCCAAGATATTCCTCCTTTTGCCAGTGACCAGTAGTTTCATCCCGGTTGCAGAATGCACTGCAGgttgacgatggatggatgcataCCAATCAATGCAGGCTCAACTCAAGCGCGTCAATGGCATTGTGATGCATAGAGGTCTAACGTACTTTCAAATTATTCCAAGTAGGGCCGTGAATGAATATGTCAGTTTTAAAGTCTCTTCAAGTCGTTGCGCTTTCCACCACGATCTGCATGAATTACCTGACGAGGTTGCGACCTCCACTCATCAACGGAGATTATGTCCGGCTCGATGGTGCTAATGTACGAGCCAGTCACCTCACTACGAGGAACCGTACTTGACGCATACAAGTAGTGCAACTAAGATTATGTGCATTGCATCCATAACGAGCCAATCTTGATCCCATCTCCAATccctctcgtctcgtctttaCTCACGCTTCCTTCATCTCACGTCGTCGTCATAACTGTCACATACCCTGAACCACCAGGTACACCCCCTACCCACGTGCGGCGCTCCGCATTTCGCAAGGCAAGGCTACGCGGTGGGCGCTTCCCGAGGGGCCGGGGGAGCTAAAAATGTTAGCAACGGTGTCCGCGACCAATCACACTTCCCCGATCCGGATTAAACggattaaagaaaaaaaaaagttgacCGCCCGCCCTCACGTGCAACAAACCTCACTTCCATCCTGTGATAACAAGTCACCGCGCGCGCGTGGCCATGGGAAAGAAGCGGAAGCTGTCGCATCATAATGCGCAGGCCAGGGGGCCCAAGAAGCATCCGCAGCAGCACAAGCAGGAGCAGCAAAAGGCGCACAATGGCCccaagaagggaaagagTAAGCAGCAGCGCCAGGTCGACGAGAAGCCCACGATCCCCTTTGAGCCTCACCACCGCATCCTGCTCGTCGGCGAAGGTGATCTGAGCTTCGCCGCGTCCATTGTTCAGCATCATGGCTGTGCCAATGTCACTGCGACTGTCCTGGAgaaggatgccgaggagctTCAAGCCAAGTACCCTCATGTTGACGGCAACATCGCTGTGATTCGCGGCGAGGCTCCCAAGACCGAaaaggccgacgaggaagacaaAGAAGCTTCTACAAAGCCTAACGAGGGCGGCGGAaacgatggcgacgatgagaaCGACAGCCAGGGCTCCGATCAAGATAGCGAcaacgaggaagacgactACTACGACTCGGACGATCCAGACCAACCCCCCAGGCGCAAGCGCAAACTCACCCCAAATAACCAGCTCCTCTACAATATCGACGCGACCAAGCTCCCCGCCTCCCTCACGCGGTCCGCCGGGTTCGACCgcatcatcttcaacttcccCCACGTCGGCGGCAAGTCCACCG contains the following coding sequences:
- a CDS encoding DUF2431 domain-containing protein; the protein is MGKKRKLSHHNAQARGPKKHPQQHKQEQQKAHNGPKKGKSKQQRQVDEKPTIPFEPHHRILLVGEGDLSFAASIVQHHGCANVTATVLEKDAEELQAKYPHVDGNIAVIRGEAPKTEKADEEDKEASTKPNEGGGNDGDDENDSQGSDQDSDNEEDDYYDSDDPDQPPRRKRKLTPNNQLLYNIDATKLPASLTRSAGFDRIIFNFPHVGGKSTDVNRQVRYNQSLLVSFFERAIPALAPGAAIVVTLFEGEPYTLWNVRDLARHAGLQVERSFRFQARAYPGYRHARTLGVVRNAKGEISETGWKGEERASRSYVFKKKEDIAPVTGKKRRKGDDSSDDED